A section of the Enterococcus montenegrensis genome encodes:
- a CDS encoding ABC transporter ATP-binding protein encodes MAESKQQRPRGGHGPMGGGMAGGEKAKDFKGTIKKLVSYMANYKIAVLFVMIFAAASTVFNIWGPKILSKAITELFNGLIKKYQGTGGINFDKIGQILLFMLGLYLVAALFGVMQGWIMSTVTQKVTYRMRKEISEKINRMPMNYFESRTTGEVLSRITNDVDTLGQSLNQSVTQLITSTFTIIGVIIMMLSISVKMTGISILIVPISLLLIMVVVKYSQKYFATQQKYLGKINGQVEETVGGYNIVHLFNDEENALNEFKEQNDILFKSAWKSQFLSGLMQPIMNFVGNLGYVAVAIIGGILAYNGTITVGDIQAFIQYVRNLTQPIAQLAQVSNMLQSMAAAAERVFEFLGEEEEAQTVENPVKIGKVKGEVDFEHVHFGYTPDKIIINDFSSHVDPGQTVAIVGPTGAGKTTMVKLLMRFYDVNSGAIKIDGHDIRDFNRADLRENIGMVLQDTWLFKGTIMDNLRYGNLDATDEEVYAAAKAAHVHHFIETLPGGYNMELNEESSNISQGQKQLLTIARAILADKPILILDEATSSVDTRTEVLIQNAMNNLMAGRTSFVIAHRLSTIKDADKILYMQDGDIKEQGTHEELLAKGGYYAQLYNSQFEELAG; translated from the coding sequence ATGGCAGAAAGTAAACAACAACGTCCGCGGGGCGGACATGGACCAATGGGCGGCGGTATGGCCGGTGGCGAAAAAGCCAAAGACTTCAAAGGTACTATCAAAAAATTAGTCTCCTATATGGCAAATTATAAGATTGCTGTCTTGTTCGTCATGATATTCGCGGCAGCATCAACTGTTTTCAATATTTGGGGACCAAAAATCTTATCTAAAGCCATTACAGAACTTTTTAATGGCTTAATTAAAAAATATCAAGGTACCGGCGGCATCAACTTTGATAAAATCGGTCAAATTTTACTCTTCATGTTAGGTTTGTACTTAGTAGCTGCACTATTTGGTGTGATGCAAGGTTGGATTATGTCCACGGTCACGCAAAAAGTTACCTATCGTATGCGTAAAGAAATTTCTGAGAAAATCAACCGGATGCCAATGAATTACTTTGAAAGCCGGACAACTGGTGAAGTTTTATCCCGTATCACAAATGATGTGGATACGCTGGGACAATCTTTAAACCAATCGGTTACGCAGTTGATTACGTCAACTTTTACTATTATTGGTGTAATCATCATGATGTTATCGATCTCTGTTAAAATGACTGGTATCTCTATTTTGATCGTACCCATTTCGTTACTCCTAATTATGGTTGTCGTAAAATACTCACAAAAATATTTTGCTACGCAACAAAAATATTTAGGTAAAATTAATGGTCAAGTAGAAGAAACTGTCGGTGGTTACAATATTGTTCATCTATTTAACGATGAAGAAAATGCGTTGAATGAATTCAAAGAACAAAATGACATTCTTTTTAAATCTGCTTGGAAATCACAATTTCTTTCAGGTTTGATGCAACCGATTATGAACTTTGTTGGTAACTTAGGTTATGTTGCAGTCGCGATTATCGGGGGTATCTTGGCGTATAACGGTACAATTACCGTTGGGGATATTCAAGCGTTTATCCAATACGTTCGTAACTTGACACAACCTATTGCCCAATTGGCACAAGTTTCGAATATGCTGCAATCTATGGCAGCCGCAGCTGAACGTGTTTTTGAATTCTTAGGTGAAGAAGAAGAAGCACAAACAGTCGAAAATCCAGTGAAGATCGGTAAAGTTAAAGGTGAAGTGGACTTTGAACATGTACACTTTGGTTACACACCAGATAAAATCATCATTAACGATTTCAGCAGTCATGTTGATCCTGGGCAAACTGTTGCCATCGTTGGACCAACTGGTGCTGGTAAAACAACAATGGTCAAATTGTTGATGCGTTTTTACGATGTAAACTCAGGCGCCATTAAAATTGATGGGCATGATATTCGCGATTTCAATCGTGCCGACTTACGGGAAAATATCGGGATGGTCCTACAAGATACGTGGTTGTTTAAAGGAACCATTATGGACAACTTACGTTATGGGAACTTAGATGCAACAGATGAAGAAGTTTACGCAGCAGCAAAAGCAGCCCATGTTCATCACTTTATTGAAACATTGCCTGGTGGCTACAACATGGAGTTAAACGAAGAATCTTCTAACATCTCCCAAGGACAAAAACAATTGTTAACCATTGCCCGAGCAATCTTAGCCGATAAACCAATTTTGATTTTAGATGAAGCGACATCTTCTGTTGATACACGGACAGAAGTCTTAATTCAAAATGCTATGAACAATTTAATGGCCGGACGAACTTCCTTTGTTATCGCCCACCGCTTATCGACAATTAAAGATGCCGATAAAATTCTTTACATGCAAGATGGGGATATCAAAGAACAAGGTACCCACGAAGAATTATTAGCTAAAGGTGGCTACTACGCACAACTTTACAATTCTCAATTTGAAGAGTTGGCAGGCTAG
- a CDS encoding DUF5655 domain-containing protein, with the protein MKRIIGKEGIGMVLYRLKNQELVAVKEVMFSNEKELQCLIESNLEVLFNLKFVATEFVVDNFRLDTVAFDEETNSFVIIEYKMGKKFSVVDQGYAYLNSLLAHKGDFTLSYNEHYPANLKRVKDIDWSQTKILFIARDYTNYQYGAFNNPDLPIDLLVAKKYENGLFDVEFLKKTNFGQIRSIETNELNSVSKKGLSKEIMIYTEEKNRQIGNLDIQNLYDDLREIILGWDGNIQIKPVKLYNSFKLKRNIVDIHIQKNALKLWINLKAGELNDPENMARDVSQTGHWGNGDYEIILKDNQNIEYIASLIKQAWKHYR; encoded by the coding sequence GTGAAAAGAATTATCGGAAAAGAAGGTATAGGAATGGTTTTATATCGATTAAAAAATCAAGAACTAGTTGCAGTCAAAGAAGTTATGTTCAGCAATGAAAAGGAGCTTCAATGTTTGATTGAGTCCAATTTAGAGGTGCTGTTCAATTTAAAATTCGTGGCAACTGAATTTGTTGTGGACAATTTTCGTCTTGATACAGTTGCGTTTGACGAGGAGACGAATAGTTTTGTGATCATTGAATACAAAATGGGAAAAAAATTTAGCGTGGTTGATCAAGGCTATGCTTATCTCAACAGTCTTTTGGCGCATAAAGGGGATTTTACCTTAAGTTATAATGAACATTATCCTGCAAATTTGAAGCGGGTAAAAGATATTGATTGGTCTCAAACAAAAATTTTGTTTATAGCACGAGACTACACCAATTATCAGTATGGTGCGTTTAATAACCCTGACTTACCAATTGATTTACTCGTGGCAAAAAAATATGAGAATGGTTTGTTTGATGTTGAATTCCTTAAAAAAACTAACTTTGGACAGATAAGAAGTATTGAGACTAATGAATTGAATTCAGTTAGTAAGAAAGGCTTATCAAAAGAAATAATGATTTACACGGAAGAAAAAAATCGTCAAATTGGTAATCTAGACATTCAAAATTTGTATGATGATTTAAGGGAAATTATTCTTGGGTGGGATGGAAATATTCAAATTAAACCCGTGAAACTCTATAATTCCTTTAAATTAAAGCGCAATATTGTGGATATCCATATACAGAAGAATGCGTTGAAACTTTGGATCAATTTAAAAGCGGGTGAGCTAAATGACCCGGAAAATATGGCACGAGATGTGAGTCAAACAGGCCATTGGGGAAATGGGGACTACGAAATTATTCTAAAGGACAATCAGAATATTGAGTATATCGCGAGCTTAATTAAGCAAGCTTGGAAACATTATCGTTGA
- a CDS encoding alpha/beta fold hydrolase: MLKKWRWWQKTLLGIFVAFILVIAGGVFYLKVNTYTPTSAASTIKPVKVTKDYELFTSQQADKTKEKTNLIFYPGALVNPASYRIWAQEIAAAGYRVYILKLPLNLAVMAPNKADAVMNPHERNILVGHSLGGVMASRYAHNQPKDIAGMIFLASYPDEKGSLVKNNIPVLSITASKDQVLNHKQYQKAKNYLPKTATYEIIKGGNHAGFGSYGAQKGDGQATISNDEQQRKIGQIIIHWLQEIK, encoded by the coding sequence ATGTTGAAGAAATGGCGTTGGTGGCAAAAAACGCTGCTGGGAATTTTTGTTGCCTTTATTTTAGTAATAGCAGGTGGTGTTTTCTATCTAAAAGTGAACACCTACACCCCCACAAGTGCTGCAAGTACAATTAAGCCGGTAAAAGTTACAAAAGATTACGAATTATTTACTAGTCAACAGGCAGATAAAACAAAAGAAAAGACAAATCTTATCTTTTATCCGGGGGCTTTGGTCAATCCGGCGAGTTATCGCATTTGGGCCCAAGAAATAGCTGCGGCAGGTTATCGGGTTTATATTTTGAAGTTACCTTTGAATTTAGCTGTAATGGCCCCAAATAAAGCAGATGCTGTGATGAATCCACATGAAAGAAATATTTTAGTCGGTCATTCATTAGGTGGGGTGATGGCGAGTCGTTATGCACATAACCAGCCCAAAGATATTGCGGGTATGATTTTTTTAGCTAGTTATCCTGATGAGAAAGGGTCACTTGTAAAGAACAATATACCGGTTTTATCAATTACAGCTAGTAAAGATCAGGTATTAAATCATAAACAGTATCAAAAAGCCAAAAACTATTTACCAAAGACGGCTACTTATGAAATCATTAAAGGTGGCAATCATGCTGGCTTTGGCAGTTACGGAGCACAAAAAGGTGATGGACAAGCAACAATCTCCAATGATGAACAACAAAGGAAAATTGGTCAGATTATTATTCATTGGTTGCAAGAAATAAAATAG
- a CDS encoding restriction endonuclease subunit S, translating into MEKYFKEDGRYKVISIGSYGLDSKYVDQNIRAVSNEVTDGRVVHNGELTMVLNDKTANGTIIGRSLLIEQDNQYIINQRTEIISPKENFDSEFAYTILNGPFREKVKRIVQGGTQIYVNYSAVENLALELPCFEEQQKIGTLFKQLDTTITLHQRKLDLLKQMKKGFLQKMFPKDDGKVPELRFADFIDEWEQRKLGEVTDVKSGRDYKHLNSGVIPVYGTGGYMLSVDEALSYDEDAVGIGRKGTIDKPYILKAPFWTVDTLFYTLPNQEIDLNFIYAIFQNIDWKSKDESTGVPSLSKTTINKVNISVPSKSEQQKIGDFFQQLDQTITLHQEKLNKLKLLKKSYLQNMLI; encoded by the coding sequence ATCGAAAAATACTTCAAAGAAGATGGTAGGTACAAAGTTATTTCAATCGGTAGCTATGGATTAGATAGTAAGTATGTTGACCAAAATATTCGTGCAGTATCAAATGAAGTTACAGATGGTCGAGTTGTTCACAATGGAGAGCTTACTATGGTGCTAAATGATAAAACTGCTAATGGAACTATTATAGGGCGTTCATTGCTGATAGAACAAGATAACCAATATATAATCAACCAACGCACTGAGATTATTTCGCCAAAAGAAAACTTTGATTCTGAATTTGCGTACACAATACTTAATGGACCATTTAGAGAAAAGGTAAAACGGATTGTTCAAGGTGGAACACAAATTTATGTGAACTATTCAGCAGTTGAAAATCTGGCTCTTGAACTTCCATGCTTTGAAGAACAACAAAAGATCGGTACCTTATTCAAACAACTAGACACCACCATCACCCTTCATCAGCGTAAGCTAGATCTTCTAAAGCAGATGAAGAAAGGCTTTCTGCAAAAGATGTTTCCAAAAGATGATGGGAAAGTCCCTGAACTGCGATTTGCTGACTTTATTGATGAGTGGGAACAGCGGAAGTTGGGAGAAGTGACAGATGTTAAGTCTGGTAGAGACTATAAACATCTAAATTCAGGTGTTATTCCTGTTTATGGAACCGGGGGCTACATGCTTAGTGTTGATGAGGCTCTGTCTTATGATGAAGATGCTGTTGGGATTGGAAGAAAAGGAACAATAGATAAGCCATATATTTTAAAAGCCCCATTTTGGACCGTAGATACTTTGTTTTATACACTTCCAAACCAAGAAATTGATTTGAATTTTATTTACGCTATCTTTCAAAATATAGATTGGAAATCTAAAGACGAATCGACGGGTGTTCCTAGTCTTTCAAAAACTACTATAAATAAAGTCAACATTTCTGTACCCAGTAAATCCGAACAACAAAAAATCGGTGACTTCTTCCAACAGCTCGACCAAACCATCACCCTTCATCAAGAAAAGCTAAACAAACTAAAACTACTAAAGAAAAGCTATCTACAAAACATGTTGATTTAA
- a CDS encoding restriction endonuclease subunit S, with amino-acid sequence MSEDNKKVPVLRFRGFKDDWEQRKLGEVGSVVMNRRIFKEQTSDSGDVPFYKIGTFGGSPDSFISRELFEEYKNKYPYPKVGDILISASGSIGRTVVYQGKDEYFQDSNIVWLEHDEQVDNSFLEQFYSVVKWKGLEGSTIKRLYNKNILDTDISLPAIDEQQKIGVFFKHLDNTITLHQRKLDLLKQMKKGFLQRMFPKSDEKVPELRFDDFISEWKQRKLGTLANFSKGNGYKKNDLIERGSPIILYGRLYTKYETIINRVDTFVEKKDKSVVSEGNEVIVPASGEKSEDISRAAVVGKSGIILGGDLNIIKPNKKIDSTFLALTISNGTQQKEMSKRAQGKSVVHLHNSDLKQVNLLYPQKEEQQKIGSFFKQLDDIIILRQEKLDKLVTLKKSYLQKLFI; translated from the coding sequence ATGAGTGAAGACAATAAAAAAGTACCTGTACTGCGGTTTAGAGGATTTAAAGACGATTGGGAACAGCGTAAGTTGGGGGAAGTTGGTTCTGTTGTGATGAATCGTCGGATATTCAAGGAACAAACTAGTGACTCTGGAGATGTTCCTTTTTACAAAATTGGAACTTTCGGAGGAAGTCCAGATTCTTTTATTTCAAGAGAATTATTTGAGGAATATAAAAACAAGTATCCTTATCCCAAAGTTGGAGACATCTTAATTTCTGCGTCAGGAAGTATTGGAAGGACAGTTGTATACCAAGGGAAAGATGAGTATTTTCAAGACAGCAACATAGTTTGGCTTGAACATGACGAGCAGGTTGATAACTCTTTTTTAGAGCAGTTTTATTCTGTTGTTAAATGGAAAGGTCTTGAAGGAAGTACAATTAAAAGGCTTTATAATAAGAATATTCTTGATACGGATATTTCATTACCTGCTATTGATGAACAACAAAAAATTGGCGTTTTTTTCAAACACTTAGATAATACCATCACCCTTCATCAGCGTAAGTTGGATCTTTTAAAGCAGATGAAGAAAGGCTTTCTACAAAGAATGTTTCCAAAAAGTGATGAGAAAGTTCCCGAGCTACGGTTTGATGATTTTATTAGTGAGTGGAAACAGCGTAAGTTGGGCACTTTAGCAAACTTCTCAAAAGGTAATGGATATAAAAAAAATGATTTAATTGAAAGAGGTTCTCCAATTATTCTCTATGGGCGTCTTTACACAAAATATGAAACTATAATTAATCGTGTAGATACATTTGTTGAAAAGAAAGATAAGTCTGTTGTTAGTGAAGGCAACGAAGTTATTGTTCCTGCATCAGGGGAAAAGTCAGAAGATATTTCTCGAGCAGCGGTTGTTGGTAAGTCAGGGATTATCTTAGGTGGGGATTTAAACATAATCAAACCTAACAAAAAAATTGACTCAACTTTTTTAGCTTTGACGATTTCTAATGGAACTCAACAAAAAGAAATGTCTAAAAGAGCACAAGGAAAATCTGTTGTTCATCTGCACAATTCTGATTTGAAACAAGTAAACCTACTTTATCCACAAAAAGAAGAACAACAAAAAATCGGTAGCTTTTTTAAGCAGTTAGACGATATCATCATCCTTCGTCAAGAAAAACTGGATAAACTAGTTACCTTAAAAAAATCTTATCTACAAAAATTGTTTATATAA
- a CDS encoding dihydrofolate reductase family protein, with amino-acid sequence MGKVVFYGAISLDGYLADSNDNLQWLFDTDLAGVSTYESFAEKVATVVMGRVTYDEVLKLLQEESLYPNKQKIVFSRTRTDEIHEGYFTSEDPVKVIGDLKNQVKDYIWIVGGGNLLTQLMKADLLDEYWIQIAPVLLGSGKRLFPTGNYQQRLTFVATTQMGELVELHYRKKMT; translated from the coding sequence TTGGGTAAAGTCGTGTTTTATGGTGCGATTAGTTTGGATGGCTATTTAGCAGACAGTAATGATAATTTGCAATGGTTGTTTGATACGGATTTAGCTGGTGTTTCGACTTATGAAAGTTTTGCAGAAAAAGTTGCGACGGTCGTTATGGGACGTGTTACGTACGATGAAGTATTGAAATTACTGCAAGAAGAATCCTTGTATCCAAATAAACAGAAGATCGTTTTTTCCCGCACGCGAACAGATGAAATTCATGAGGGGTATTTTACCAGTGAAGATCCTGTCAAAGTGATTGGTGATTTGAAAAATCAAGTCAAGGACTATATTTGGATTGTTGGTGGCGGCAATTTATTAACTCAATTAATGAAAGCTGATCTATTGGACGAATACTGGATACAAATTGCGCCAGTGTTACTAGGCAGTGGTAAACGGTTATTTCCAACAGGCAATTATCAACAACGGCTAACGTTTGTTGCGACAACGCAAATGGGTGAATTGGTGGAATTACATTATCGTAAAAAAATGACGTAA
- a CDS encoding ABC transporter ATP-binding protein translates to MKLFKYLGKYWYAILAALVLLGIQAHSDLTLPSITSDIVDVGIQQGGLETATPETIRKSTLSAIELFMTDAEKDTIKENYKATTKTVDGKKVDVYNLDLKDGMTKEKLAKIFELPMMMLASSQAKDSKDGNAAKEILTTYQKLGTDGKKAQALGNEAKTLGQQAQQAAAQAQQAAAGGDIATAQEKGAEAQKLGDEAKAKGAQAQELGNELKKTNDAMPAKLAAARKETKDELGDMGSDSMKTVGVQLTLAEYKALNKDTKQIQTDYMVKKGTQMIILTLISAAAAILVGLIASLVSSSVGKNLRVGQFNQILQFSNAEMEKFSPASLITRSTNDIQQIQMGLVMTIRMVLYAPILGLGGIYEVYKTGTGMGWIIGVAVGLVLILVLTLLGFTMPKFKSLQKLVDRVNLVSREIITGLPVIRAFSREKYEEKRFDGANTDLMKTQMFVNRAMSIMMPIMMLLMNGISVLIVWVGGHNMDAGQLQVGDMMAFITYTMQIVMAFMMLSMVSIILPRANVSAGRVDEVLETKPTITNPEQPQDDHDFNGEVKFEGVTFRYPDADEDVLHHLNFTAKPGQTTALIGSTGSGKSTVVNLIPRLFDVSTGRITIDGVDIRQMSLHKLHDLIGFVPQKGILFSGDIKSNIKFGDVEGITDEQMKKAAMIAQAEEFIDSNDDGYDRAISQGGTNVSGGQKQRLSIARALAKDPKILIFDDSLSALDNKTDVALRRALAENVKDITQIIVAQKISTILHADNIIVLNEGRIVAQGTHDELMETSAVYQEIASSQLSNAELGLEAE, encoded by the coding sequence GTGAAATTATTTAAATATCTGGGAAAATATTGGTATGCAATCCTAGCAGCACTGGTACTTTTAGGAATCCAAGCGCATAGTGATTTGACATTACCAAGTATTACGTCAGACATCGTCGACGTAGGTATTCAACAAGGAGGACTAGAAACTGCGACACCAGAAACAATTCGCAAGTCCACGCTATCAGCTATCGAGTTATTTATGACGGATGCTGAAAAAGATACGATTAAAGAAAATTATAAAGCCACTACAAAAACAGTAGATGGTAAAAAAGTTGATGTTTACAATCTTGATTTAAAAGATGGTATGACAAAAGAAAAATTGGCCAAGATTTTTGAATTGCCAATGATGATGCTGGCTTCTTCTCAAGCCAAAGATTCAAAAGACGGGAATGCTGCCAAAGAAATTTTAACGACCTATCAAAAATTAGGCACAGACGGCAAAAAAGCCCAAGCACTTGGTAACGAAGCTAAAACATTGGGACAACAAGCCCAACAAGCCGCAGCCCAAGCGCAACAAGCTGCAGCAGGTGGTGATATAGCAACCGCCCAAGAAAAAGGTGCCGAGGCCCAAAAACTTGGGGATGAAGCCAAAGCCAAAGGTGCCCAGGCCCAAGAACTTGGAAACGAGTTGAAAAAAACCAATGATGCGATGCCAGCAAAATTAGCAGCTGCAAGAAAAGAAACCAAAGACGAGCTTGGCGATATGGGAAGTGATTCCATGAAAACAGTTGGAGTCCAATTGACATTAGCCGAGTATAAAGCCTTGAATAAAGATACTAAGCAAATTCAAACTGATTATATGGTGAAAAAGGGTACGCAAATGATTATTTTAACGTTAATCTCTGCTGCCGCTGCAATTTTAGTTGGTTTAATTGCTTCCTTGGTTTCTTCTTCTGTTGGTAAAAATTTGCGGGTGGGACAATTCAATCAAATTTTACAATTTTCAAATGCTGAAATGGAAAAATTCTCACCAGCTTCCTTAATCACACGCAGTACAAATGATATTCAACAAATCCAAATGGGTTTGGTTATGACAATTCGGATGGTACTGTACGCACCGATATTAGGTTTAGGTGGGATTTACGAAGTATATAAAACAGGTACTGGTATGGGCTGGATTATTGGTGTTGCCGTTGGTTTAGTCTTGATTTTAGTTTTGACTTTACTTGGTTTTACAATGCCAAAATTCAAGAGCTTGCAAAAACTGGTCGACCGGGTGAACTTAGTTTCCCGTGAAATCATTACTGGTTTACCAGTTATTCGGGCCTTCTCCCGTGAAAAATACGAAGAAAAACGTTTTGATGGTGCCAATACAGACCTAATGAAAACGCAAATGTTTGTTAACCGGGCGATGTCTATTATGATGCCAATTATGATGTTGTTGATGAATGGTATTTCTGTTTTAATCGTTTGGGTTGGCGGTCACAATATGGATGCCGGACAATTACAAGTTGGGGATATGATGGCCTTTATTACGTATACAATGCAAATCGTAATGGCCTTTATGATGCTTTCGATGGTTTCAATTATTTTACCACGTGCTAACGTATCTGCTGGTCGCGTTGACGAAGTCTTAGAAACAAAACCAACAATTACTAATCCTGAACAACCTCAAGATGATCACGACTTTAATGGGGAAGTAAAATTCGAAGGTGTAACATTCCGTTACCCAGATGCAGATGAAGATGTATTGCATCATTTGAATTTCACTGCTAAACCTGGGCAAACAACAGCTTTAATCGGTTCCACGGGTTCTGGTAAGTCAACGGTTGTCAACTTGATTCCCCGTTTGTTTGATGTTTCGACTGGTCGCATTACCATTGATGGCGTAGACATTCGCCAAATGAGTTTGCATAAATTACATGATTTAATCGGGTTTGTACCGCAAAAAGGAATTTTATTCTCTGGCGATATTAAATCTAATATTAAATTTGGTGACGTGGAAGGTATTACAGACGAACAAATGAAAAAAGCCGCGATGATTGCCCAAGCAGAAGAATTCATCGACTCCAATGATGACGGTTATGATCGTGCCATCTCACAAGGTGGGACAAACGTTTCTGGTGGTCAAAAACAACGCTTGTCCATTGCACGTGCGTTAGCAAAAGATCCGAAAATTTTGATTTTTGACGATTCACTTTCTGCTTTGGATAATAAAACGGATGTTGCACTGCGACGCGCATTAGCAGAAAATGTTAAAGATATTACCCAAATTATTGTGGCACAAAAAATTTCTACTATTTTGCATGCTGACAATATTATCGTTTTAAATGAAGGTCGGATTGTGGCGCAAGGTACACATGATGAATTGATGGAAACATCTGCTGTTTATCAAGAAATTGCTTCATCACAATTGAGTAATGCTGAATTAGGTTTGGAAGCAGAATAG
- a CDS encoding site-specific integrase: MKTKKRNEQLFHNYFKEWVSLYKVGAVREVTLQKYRMTEQKLRELVPDLKLRELDRYSYQQILNDYALTHEKQTTMDFHHHLKGSIFDAVDEGLLQQNPTRKVVIKGKVPRAKKAKFLNQFEVQRLLRELDLSNDINWDWFILLVIKTGLRFSEALALTPADFDFSIQKIVISKTWDYKKANGSFQPTKNESSNRKIQIDWQLAMQFSQLIKSKEQDKPIFIKNRVFNSTINNRLKTLCLQADIPIITVHSLRHTHASLLLFAGVSIASVANRLGHSSMTTTQETYLHIIQELENQDNDKIIRHLSMLM; this comes from the coding sequence ATGAAAACGAAAAAAAGAAATGAACAGTTATTCCACAACTATTTTAAGGAGTGGGTGAGTCTTTATAAAGTTGGAGCAGTGAGAGAAGTGACTCTGCAGAAGTACCGCATGACTGAACAAAAACTAAGAGAGCTAGTTCCTGATTTAAAATTACGTGAACTTGATCGATATAGTTATCAACAAATATTAAATGACTACGCTCTTACCCATGAAAAACAAACAACCATGGACTTTCACCATCATTTAAAGGGCTCTATATTTGATGCGGTGGACGAAGGATTGCTACAACAAAATCCTACTCGAAAAGTTGTTATTAAAGGTAAGGTGCCTCGGGCAAAAAAGGCAAAATTTTTGAACCAATTTGAAGTACAGCGTTTATTAAGAGAGTTGGACTTATCAAATGATATTAACTGGGATTGGTTTATATTATTGGTTATAAAAACAGGCCTTCGCTTTTCCGAAGCTTTAGCACTGACACCTGCAGATTTTGATTTCTCCATACAGAAAATCGTTATAAGTAAAACTTGGGATTACAAGAAAGCCAATGGATCTTTTCAGCCCACCAAAAATGAGTCCTCTAATCGAAAAATTCAAATTGATTGGCAATTAGCCATGCAGTTTTCACAGCTCATTAAGTCAAAGGAGCAAGATAAACCCATTTTCATAAAGAATAGAGTGTTCAACTCTACGATTAATAATCGATTGAAAACTCTATGTCTTCAAGCTGATATTCCAATTATTACTGTACACAGTTTGAGACACACTCATGCCTCCTTGCTTTTATTTGCAGGAGTTTCTATTGCCAGTGTAGCAAATCGATTGGGACATTCTAGTATGACAACTACCCAAGAAACATATCTTCATATTATTCAAGAATTGGAGAATCAAGACAACGATAAAATTATTCGCCATCTATCTATGTTGATGTAA